The proteins below are encoded in one region of Levilactobacillus namurensis:
- a CDS encoding ABC-three component system protein yields MNQRKIYFDYIKKKLVYLATDVEISGKLNLLDGNVFAESFYRDFLNLLNNWNLREANELTSNYPAIDLVDDTNKIVIQVTSNATSTKVKHTLSRSGISKYTGYRLCFLFIAKSVDLLKNKSFSNPYNLLFDPAIDIMSITEVLRGCLGAKIEILLALNELCHREFDPGELRPVKTSLISEVLLSISKIQIETSPSYRTPRPFDIPQKIRFNNLEILQKGTIDDLSRFNPKLDDIYNSFEREGTKEAVIFQKLISLYQSQKIKYPDKTSAAIFLSMVSDLVTYINMSSNLDESLSMEDKEYYCRVILVDAFIRCKIFEDPEGYSYDSTE; encoded by the coding sequence ATGAATCAGAGAAAAATATATTTTGACTACATTAAGAAAAAACTGGTTTATTTAGCTACGGATGTTGAAATTAGCGGAAAATTGAATCTTCTTGACGGTAACGTATTTGCTGAATCGTTTTATAGAGACTTCCTTAATTTACTAAATAATTGGAATTTACGTGAAGCAAACGAGTTGACATCTAATTATCCTGCGATAGATTTAGTTGATGATACAAATAAGATTGTTATTCAGGTAACTTCAAATGCGACTAGTACGAAAGTGAAACATACTTTAAGTCGGAGCGGAATTTCGAAATATACAGGATATCGTTTATGTTTCTTATTTATCGCAAAGAGTGTAGATTTGTTAAAAAACAAAAGCTTTAGTAACCCATATAATCTGTTATTTGATCCAGCAATTGATATTATGAGCATTACTGAGGTTTTGAGAGGATGTTTAGGTGCTAAAATTGAAATTCTCTTAGCACTAAATGAGCTTTGCCATCGTGAATTTGATCCAGGGGAGTTACGCCCTGTAAAAACTTCTTTAATTTCGGAAGTTCTGTTAAGTATTTCAAAAATACAAATAGAAACCTCTCCGAGTTATCGTACACCACGACCGTTTGATATACCTCAAAAAATTCGTTTTAATAATTTGGAGATTTTGCAAAAAGGGACAATTGATGATTTAAGCAGATTTAATCCTAAACTGGATGATATATATAATTCGTTTGAACGTGAAGGGACAAAAGAGGCTGTTATTTTTCAGAAATTAATTTCGTTGTATCAAAGTCAGAAGATTAAGTATCCTGATAAAACCTCTGCTGCTATTTTTTTATCCATGGTTAGTGATCTAGTTACATACATTAACATGAGTAGTAATTTGGATGAATCTCTGTCTATGGAAGATAAGGAATATTATTGTCGGGTGATCCTAGTAGATGCATTTATTCGATGCAAGATATTTGAAGATCCGGAGGGGTACAGTTATGATTCTACCGAATGA
- a CDS encoding IS30-like element ISLpl1 family transposase — MSSITYSERIKIETFCELGLSNIQMGVRLNRSPSTISYELSRCQPYQAELAQTDAEYKRSRCGRKTKLSDELKQKILNHLRLSWSPGMIAHEFKLATKSIYNWLNQGRIDFSLNDLPEHGVRQRRNVDQRSKYNQSLGRSIEQRPMMINQRNRIGDFELDTVVGPRGHSKAVLLTLIDRKSRFLWAYRLKDRTTASVNEALTKFLTTFNGPVHSFTVDRGTEFSGLVSFESQYGIKTYYCHAYTPAERGSNERFNRNLRYFYPKGTRFEHISAQDLTTTLLQINQRPLKILDWKTPYQVMLTNLSKNSD; from the coding sequence TTGTCTAGTATAACCTATTCCGAACGAATTAAAATCGAAACCTTTTGTGAACTAGGGCTGTCCAATATCCAAATGGGCGTTCGGCTGAACCGATCACCGTCAACAATTTCTTATGAATTATCTCGATGTCAACCTTATCAGGCTGAATTAGCACAAACAGATGCCGAATACAAGCGATCACGATGTGGTCGGAAAACTAAGCTGAGCGATGAGTTAAAGCAAAAAATTCTCAACCATTTACGTCTAAGCTGGTCACCAGGAATGATTGCTCACGAATTTAAACTAGCTACTAAATCTATTTATAATTGGCTAAATCAGGGGAGAATTGATTTCTCCTTGAATGATCTACCTGAACATGGCGTACGCCAACGGCGTAACGTTGACCAACGATCCAAATATAATCAATCTTTGGGGCGATCAATTGAACAGCGTCCCATGATGATTAATCAACGTAATCGCATCGGCGATTTTGAACTAGATACAGTCGTTGGTCCTCGTGGGCATAGTAAGGCAGTTTTATTAACTTTAATCGATCGAAAATCACGGTTCCTTTGGGCATATCGGTTAAAGGACCGAACGACAGCGAGTGTTAATGAAGCACTGACTAAGTTCCTAACCACTTTTAATGGACCGGTGCACAGTTTTACTGTGGACCGTGGTACTGAGTTTAGTGGGCTAGTATCATTTGAATCACAATATGGTATTAAGACCTATTACTGTCATGCTTATACGCCAGCTGAACGTGGTAGTAATGAACGCTTTAATCGGAATTTACGTTATTTTTATCCTAAGGGGACTCGTTTTGAGCACATTAGTGCTCAAGATTTAACGACGACGTTACTCCAAATTAACCAGCGACCGCTTAAAATACTTGACTGGAAAACACCGTATCAGGTTATGCTGACCAATTTGTCCAAAAATTCGGATTAA
- a CDS encoding ABC-three component system middle component 6: MILPNDTKPKTSLYYLGGIIIQELQANKNTSIPFLDLYERVKRQQNISIKVFSMTLDW; encoded by the coding sequence ATGATTCTACCGAATGATACGAAACCTAAAACAAGTCTGTACTATTTAGGCGGTATTATAATACAGGAGTTACAAGCTAATAAAAATACGAGTATCCCTTTTTTGGATCTTTATGAGAGAGTGAAGAGACAACAGAATATTTCAATAAAAGTATTTTCAATGACGTTAGATTGGTAG
- a CDS encoding DUF2326 domain-containing protein has translation MFINCLEVISSGEVIRKIKFHRGLNLIVDKTVGIEDDEKTKTGNGVGKTTVLRLIDFCLGKSAAVIYTDPESKKVIKSLKKELESRKVCIRLTLSPNENKTEFRKSSYVIERNFLLGKRKIQRVNGKDISDARDIPKEIGHDLFDIAVENKPTFRQIIGRSMRIDSPAINNTLKYLGTYPKKPEYETLFLFLFGINLPDRTPIVENLKSEKKFLNRIESTPLSQLELELEKIKDDIEKVNEERSNLNIDPKYEEKITELSRLRYKFEVHQDRLSNYQLRVNLIRDAQNQIESGKSTIDIDDLKLLYQEAEAYVDNLQVNFQQLVNYNNKMIEKRIKFVGKDLPNIQEHISAENMELRELRRNIDELTEFMSRTDASKRLDKLSEQLGVLHEDKGKTVEKIEQIDKSNNRIQELNKNLKEVDQSFFSSETKVKINNQLSKFNKYFANISQQLYGEQYGVAFEVKERNGQRNYDFYVFAYNNSSSGKKQGEVAAFDIGYILFARHEQIPVLDFVLYDKKELMYGGQLLKISEEAEQNDIQVIFPILSDKLPEKLNNDDNIVLYLSEDDKLFRF, from the coding sequence TTGTTCATTAATTGTCTTGAAGTTATTTCCTCTGGAGAAGTAATTAGAAAGATTAAGTTCCATAGAGGATTGAATTTAATTGTTGATAAGACTGTAGGTATAGAAGATGATGAAAAAACAAAAACAGGGAACGGGGTAGGTAAAACTACTGTTCTAAGATTAATTGATTTTTGTCTTGGGAAAAGTGCGGCTGTAATATATACGGATCCGGAGTCTAAAAAAGTAATTAAATCCTTGAAAAAAGAGTTAGAATCTAGAAAAGTCTGTATACGATTAACATTAAGTCCTAATGAAAATAAAACTGAGTTCAGAAAATCGTCATATGTTATTGAACGTAATTTTTTATTAGGAAAACGGAAAATTCAAAGAGTTAACGGAAAAGATATTAGTGATGCTCGCGATATTCCCAAGGAGATAGGACATGACTTATTCGACATAGCTGTAGAAAATAAACCCACTTTTAGACAGATAATTGGACGATCAATGAGAATTGATTCGCCTGCCATTAATAATACATTGAAGTATCTGGGAACCTATCCAAAGAAGCCAGAATATGAAACACTATTTCTTTTTCTCTTTGGAATAAATCTTCCTGATCGGACTCCTATTGTTGAAAATTTAAAATCAGAAAAGAAGTTCTTGAATCGTATAGAATCTACTCCGTTATCTCAATTAGAGCTCGAACTTGAAAAAATTAAAGATGATATAGAAAAGGTAAATGAAGAACGAAGTAATTTGAATATTGATCCTAAGTATGAAGAAAAAATAACAGAACTTAGTAGATTGAGGTATAAATTTGAAGTTCATCAGGATAGATTGAGTAATTATCAGTTACGAGTTAATTTGATAAGAGATGCTCAGAATCAGATAGAAAGTGGCAAATCTACTATCGATATAGATGATTTAAAACTTTTGTATCAAGAAGCAGAGGCTTATGTTGACAATCTTCAAGTGAACTTTCAACAACTTGTAAATTATAATAACAAAATGATAGAAAAAAGGATTAAGTTTGTCGGAAAAGATTTACCGAATATACAAGAGCATATTTCTGCTGAGAATATGGAATTAAGGGAGTTAAGGAGAAACATAGATGAACTAACTGAATTTATGTCTCGTACTGATGCAAGCAAAAGACTTGATAAGCTGTCAGAACAGCTAGGTGTGTTGCATGAAGATAAGGGGAAGACGGTAGAAAAAATAGAGCAAATAGACAAATCAAATAATAGAATTCAAGAATTAAATAAAAACCTAAAAGAGGTGGATCAATCGTTCTTTTCGAGTGAAACTAAGGTAAAAATAAATAATCAACTTTCAAAATTCAATAAATATTTCGCAAACATATCTCAGCAGTTATACGGTGAACAGTATGGTGTAGCTTTTGAGGTTAAGGAAAGAAATGGTCAAAGAAACTATGATTTTTATGTGTTTGCATATAACAATTCAAGCAGTGGAAAAAAACAAGGAGAGGTAGCTGCTTTCGATATTGGATATATATTATTTGCAAGGCATGAGCAGATACCAGTTCTTGACTTTGTTTTGTATGATAAAAAAGAATTAATGTACGGTGGCCAACTTCTGAAAATTAGTGAAGAGGCAGAGCAAAATGATATACAGGTGATTTTTCCAATATTAAGTGATAAGTTACCTGAGAAGTTAAATAATGATGATAATATTGTTCTGTATCTTTCTGAAGATGACAAATTATTTAGATTCTAA
- a CDS encoding IS3 family transposase, giving the protein MFQVPIKMVLKVIQIPCSTYYYAKEHRGHELDDSQVIQAIDEIRRQDPKYTRKYGYRRITESLRNEYGFKINHKCVLRIMREKNWLCQAYNWQKRQYNSYKGTVGVIAPNRLNRRFKTDRPYQKLVIDVSEFRYGNKSQSERVYLELVLDLYNGEILAFTISDHPTVEFALKPLKEALEHLPTLGHRTTPH; this is encoded by the coding sequence ATGTTTCAAGTTCCCATCAAAATGGTTCTTAAAGTTATTCAAATACCCTGCAGTACGTACTATTATGCCAAGGAACATCGTGGTCATGAATTGGACGACTCTCAAGTTATCCAAGCCATTGATGAAATTCGGCGACAGGATCCAAAGTACACGCGAAAGTATGGATACCGGCGCATAACTGAATCGTTGCGTAATGAATATGGTTTCAAAATCAATCATAAGTGCGTCTTGCGAATCATGCGCGAGAAAAACTGGTTGTGTCAGGCTTATAATTGGCAAAAACGTCAATATAATTCTTACAAAGGCACGGTTGGGGTTATCGCGCCTAACCGGCTTAACCGACGCTTCAAAACTGATCGACCGTACCAAAAGTTAGTTATCGATGTCAGTGAATTCCGATACGGGAATAAAAGCCAAAGCGAACGCGTTTACTTAGAGCTCGTCCTTGACCTCTACAACGGTGAGATTTTAGCATTCACCATTAGTGATCACCCCACCGTTGAATTCGCCTTAAAGCCCTTAAAAGAGGCTTTAGAACACCTACCAACGTTGGGTCATCGAACAACGCCACACTGA
- a CDS encoding integrase core domain-containing protein: MSRKATCLDNAAMESFLHIMKVEVMDEQFKTKDELIQAMTEWIDFYNRRPKSSLIKLSNFKGSLQPRQFLSINIITSTIPLKPAEKASKT, from the coding sequence ATGTCACGTAAGGCCACGTGTCTGGATAACGCCGCCATGGAGTCGTTCCTTCACATCATGAAGGTCGAGGTCATGGATGAACAGTTCAAGACCAAAGACGAGCTGATTCAAGCGATGACCGAATGGATCGACTTCTACAATCGCCGTCCAAAAAGCAGCCTAATAAAGTTGTCCAATTTTAAGGGTTCACTTCAGCCCCGCCAGTTTTTGTCCATAAACATAATCACATCAACAATACCCCTAAAACCCGCTGAAAAAGCGAGTAAGACATAA
- a CDS encoding phosphodiester glycosidase family protein: protein MPKRKRQLSAAIATVLVLSPLMTPVAHAKVGQSERLLATQVTKSSRTTSSMADLGILHPLDKTTNQLAPGIDDEKLTFNNKDNSRTVIRTVNVDLKDKSTSLVPRTKKTSTGFQMANVLDTANDAVEEGKQVVAAVNADFFDMGTGEPSGNVLIDGQELHAANKNSGEAFFGILKDSGKAVIGTQDDYLKQKDNLKQALGGLGILVKDGKVQSNLDGIPTKPDAARSAVGIRENGSVFFVTIDGQQPGYSNGMTPQDLAQTMKDKGAVDALNFDGGGSATYVSRTPGQSALSIKNKPSDGHPRSVSNTWLVETSTASDHTFDRAEVTPKDQAYTPNSTVHFKANGVDKAGYAADLPSDAIWSLKDDSLGKIDAKTGTFISNGKSGNVTAELRQGSKVIGSSTVAVQTPDEIFFDSKQLSLEGGKSENLGLHARYQGREVNLKASDIDWTVPDGMGVVDDKGKFTASISGKSGTIKATLHGTTHEARIDIQLGQLPKVLWNFEDKDSLASWDIDRAIASKPNISLANSNDGQVRFGDQSLRMDFDFTTGGKATTLGAYTGPKTSVEIPGNPTAIGMWVYGTPEAQGYWLRMQVHPGGKGLLNLNFTPEHPGINWLGWKYVEAKIDSKTAMPLTTWENQAIRLMSTKAGQPNGGPVTKGHIFVDNIRAVYGVNKDDTKAPIIESIDADGKTFTGNNPTITVKTHEDTNDPNASGMDWEKNKIAIDGQILSIDKSHYSFDPDGSMTLRGYKFADGKHHIKVSVYDKFGNRTDKDAYFTVKTGNQSAIHLKPVDTTAKLGSTAEFDLTADDVTKLKSGKFKFSLTPGFTVRKVEFAEPDAGNTHEDNASDSSVTLNVSKFGTDKTKPFAKVFIDIPKETEKGTNLTYQMVQGMVTPNETPGPDVVNTFGSEPHTVKVQADYTIQHQPIVLTQPNMITVMDTQKKPVVNAKVSVIDAKGTQTELGTTDAQGQIDAKKLPQVVGKFSLVAEKDGKYSFVTRDQVFEVAGDEKPFDLLAGSTQDPTTRKTITWFTAPAAKPKDALMQIAPDEEYRKSAEQAFKTQKGFTRLYTYSDDSKAVQMNRVDAKGLKPGTAYAYRVGDGHDWSDVRHFTTLKDSDHLTFNVLGDTQVNVPKQLHPMDEVFAKLEAAKTLPDFAIHVGDFNDNQMTFKEADMTAQMFNKHTAYDSLDMIHVLGNHEYMGDDGTKATEMLGVPGNNGPKINTKGTYSVDYGNMHIASIGWTDNVDEMQQELDWLRKDMKATNKTWRIVTTHQPAYNKNPADSESSMFHKMLPPVCDELGIDIVFSGHDHSYGRTYPLVGGKKVTHGTTYIAAGHTGDKTYDIRPNEPEVWDYIQKEADKDQKTFLTLSVNGNKMVLVTRDENGKQIDSKEISALNHSTVSGGHSGNSNVTSPSQQVTDEKSALETAIKDAEKLKAGDYTSGSFTEFEKALTRAKELAGNATATKDELKAAHLTLIKAQSGLKPVDVVIPDSSKPAKPGDGKSKVPAKVVGVRGLALYRKPNFAKSVRMNGFRKQPQMHQPQFEVLGVAHSKNGRLRFHVKDINRKSKTYHKTGYITASSKYVQSAEYTKTYKKLTVISAKGLNAYKSMKLVGKIKKHYHQGKVLRVKRLIHRGKSVVFQLMNNSYISSNKNQVQAGMVKLPKRIKAKHAINLYRDVNLQHKKHGIISGATLKVVGWDYSSHGTLRYRVSGGYITANHKFLK from the coding sequence GTGCCGAAACGAAAACGACAACTTAGTGCAGCTATTGCAACCGTATTAGTTTTGTCCCCACTAATGACCCCGGTGGCCCATGCCAAGGTAGGTCAATCGGAGCGACTTTTAGCAACTCAAGTGACTAAAAGTTCCCGTACGACATCTTCCATGGCTGATTTGGGAATTTTACATCCCTTGGATAAGACCACTAATCAATTAGCGCCAGGAATCGACGATGAAAAACTTACGTTTAACAATAAAGATAATTCTAGAACGGTTATCCGTACTGTTAATGTCGATCTTAAGGATAAATCGACATCCCTAGTTCCGAGAACTAAGAAAACATCTACCGGCTTTCAAATGGCTAATGTATTAGATACAGCTAACGATGCCGTTGAGGAAGGTAAGCAAGTCGTTGCGGCGGTCAACGCAGATTTCTTTGATATGGGGACCGGAGAACCTTCTGGAAATGTTTTGATTGATGGACAAGAATTACATGCGGCGAATAAGAATAGTGGCGAAGCCTTCTTTGGTATTCTAAAGGACAGTGGTAAAGCGGTTATTGGGACCCAAGATGATTACCTTAAACAAAAGGATAATTTGAAACAGGCTTTAGGTGGTTTGGGCATTCTGGTTAAGGATGGTAAGGTCCAAAGTAACCTGGATGGTATTCCAACGAAACCCGATGCTGCGCGTTCCGCCGTAGGAATTAGGGAAAATGGATCGGTCTTCTTTGTAACGATTGATGGTCAACAACCAGGTTATTCTAATGGAATGACACCGCAAGATTTAGCTCAAACTATGAAAGACAAGGGTGCAGTTGATGCGTTAAATTTTGACGGCGGTGGTTCTGCTACATATGTTTCGCGGACACCAGGACAAAGCGCTTTAAGCATTAAAAATAAGCCTTCGGATGGGCATCCTCGTTCTGTATCGAATACGTGGCTGGTGGAAACTAGCACTGCCTCAGATCACACGTTTGATAGAGCGGAAGTAACGCCTAAGGATCAAGCTTATACGCCAAATTCTACTGTCCATTTTAAAGCTAACGGGGTAGATAAGGCTGGTTATGCAGCCGATTTGCCGAGTGATGCGATCTGGTCACTAAAGGACGATTCTTTAGGAAAGATTGACGCTAAGACGGGAACCTTTATTTCTAACGGAAAGTCGGGGAACGTTACGGCTGAGTTGAGACAGGGTAGTAAAGTGATTGGCAGTTCTACCGTAGCGGTTCAGACACCAGATGAAATTTTCTTTGATAGTAAACAGTTAAGTTTAGAAGGTGGAAAGTCAGAAAATCTCGGTCTGCATGCACGTTATCAGGGTAGGGAAGTTAATTTAAAAGCTAGTGATATTGACTGGACGGTTCCGGATGGTATGGGGGTCGTTGACGATAAGGGGAAATTCACAGCGTCAATCAGTGGTAAGAGTGGGACAATTAAGGCTACGTTACACGGAACCACTCATGAAGCCAGAATTGATATTCAACTTGGACAATTACCTAAAGTGCTTTGGAATTTTGAAGATAAAGACAGTTTAGCTAGCTGGGATATAGATAGGGCTATTGCTTCTAAACCAAACATATCGTTAGCTAATTCTAATGATGGTCAGGTTCGATTTGGTGATCAGTCCTTACGAATGGATTTTGATTTTACTACTGGCGGGAAGGCAACTACTTTAGGAGCATATACTGGACCAAAAACTTCGGTTGAAATTCCAGGGAATCCAACAGCTATTGGGATGTGGGTTTATGGAACACCTGAAGCACAAGGCTACTGGTTAAGAATGCAGGTTCATCCAGGAGGTAAGGGACTTCTTAATTTGAACTTTACCCCTGAGCATCCGGGAATCAACTGGCTTGGATGGAAGTATGTTGAGGCAAAGATTGATTCTAAGACAGCGATGCCTTTAACAACATGGGAAAATCAAGCAATTCGGTTAATGTCCACCAAAGCGGGTCAGCCAAATGGTGGGCCGGTTACAAAGGGACATATCTTTGTTGACAATATTCGAGCCGTTTATGGTGTCAATAAAGATGACACTAAGGCGCCAATTATTGAAAGTATCGATGCGGATGGAAAGACGTTCACAGGAAACAACCCAACCATCACAGTTAAAACGCATGAAGATACTAATGATCCTAATGCTTCTGGCATGGATTGGGAAAAGAATAAGATTGCGATTGATGGTCAAATTTTATCTATCGATAAAAGTCATTACTCTTTTGACCCAGATGGTTCCATGACGTTACGAGGGTATAAATTTGCAGACGGGAAACACCATATTAAGGTATCCGTTTATGATAAATTTGGTAATCGGACCGATAAAGATGCCTACTTTACCGTTAAGACGGGCAATCAATCCGCTATTCATTTAAAGCCAGTTGATACGACGGCAAAACTAGGCAGCACTGCTGAATTTGATTTGACGGCTGATGATGTTACCAAGCTGAAGTCCGGTAAATTTAAATTTAGTTTGACGCCTGGATTTACTGTTAGAAAAGTAGAATTTGCAGAACCTGATGCAGGTAATACCCATGAAGATAACGCTTCTGATAGTTCGGTTACGCTTAATGTCTCTAAGTTCGGTACCGATAAAACTAAACCATTTGCTAAGGTCTTTATTGATATCCCTAAGGAGACAGAAAAAGGGACCAATCTGACTTACCAAATGGTTCAAGGTATGGTAACACCCAATGAGACGCCAGGACCTGATGTGGTGAATACTTTTGGATCTGAACCTCATACGGTTAAAGTTCAAGCAGATTACACCATTCAACATCAGCCTATTGTTTTGACCCAGCCTAATATGATTACCGTTATGGATACGCAGAAGAAGCCAGTTGTTAATGCTAAAGTATCCGTGATTGATGCTAAAGGGACCCAAACAGAACTAGGAACGACTGATGCACAAGGCCAAATTGATGCCAAGAAGCTCCCACAAGTGGTGGGTAAGTTTAGTTTAGTAGCTGAAAAGGATGGAAAGTACAGTTTCGTCACTAGAGATCAAGTATTCGAAGTTGCGGGGGATGAAAAACCGTTTGACCTGTTGGCGGGATCAACTCAAGACCCCACAACGCGAAAAACCATTACTTGGTTTACAGCGCCAGCTGCTAAGCCGAAGGATGCGTTGATGCAAATTGCACCGGATGAAGAGTACCGTAAGAGTGCAGAACAGGCGTTTAAAACACAAAAGGGATTTACAAGACTCTATACGTATAGCGATGATAGCAAGGCTGTACAAATGAATCGGGTAGATGCTAAGGGATTGAAGCCAGGAACAGCATATGCATATCGCGTTGGGGATGGGCATGATTGGTCAGACGTTCGGCATTTTACGACTCTTAAAGATAGTGATCATTTAACATTTAACGTCTTGGGAGATACGCAAGTTAACGTTCCTAAGCAATTACATCCAATGGATGAAGTTTTTGCAAAACTTGAAGCAGCTAAGACTTTGCCAGATTTTGCTATTCATGTCGGAGACTTTAACGATAATCAAATGACTTTTAAAGAAGCTGATATGACAGCGCAGATGTTTAATAAACATACCGCTTATGATTCCCTAGATATGATTCACGTCTTAGGAAACCATGAATACATGGGAGATGACGGAACAAAAGCCACGGAAATGCTGGGGGTTCCCGGAAATAATGGGCCCAAAATTAACACTAAAGGAACTTATTCCGTTGATTATGGTAACATGCACATTGCCAGCATTGGGTGGACAGACAATGTTGATGAGATGCAACAAGAATTAGACTGGTTACGTAAAGACATGAAGGCGACTAATAAGACCTGGCGGATTGTTACAACCCATCAACCGGCTTACAATAAGAACCCAGCTGATTCTGAGTCATCAATGTTCCATAAAATGTTACCACCGGTTTGCGATGAACTAGGAATCGATATTGTCTTTAGCGGACATGATCATTCTTATGGCCGGACTTATCCCTTGGTCGGTGGTAAAAAGGTGACACACGGAACCACGTATATTGCTGCTGGTCACACAGGGGATAAGACGTATGATATTCGTCCTAATGAACCGGAAGTTTGGGATTATATCCAAAAGGAAGCTGATAAGGATCAAAAAACTTTTCTAACGTTGTCGGTAAATGGTAACAAGATGGTGCTAGTTACCCGTGATGAAAATGGAAAGCAAATTGATTCTAAGGAAATTTCTGCTTTGAATCATTCTACAGTTTCTGGTGGTCATTCTGGTAACTCGAACGTGACTAGTCCTAGTCAACAGGTAACTGATGAGAAGTCGGCCTTGGAAACGGCGATTAAGGATGCTGAGAAGTTAAAGGCTGGCGATTATACGTCAGGAAGCTTCACAGAATTTGAAAAGGCGTTGACTCGGGCCAAAGAGTTAGCGGGTAATGCTACGGCAACAAAGGATGAGTTGAAAGCAGCTCATTTAACTTTAATTAAGGCACAATCGGGGTTGAAACCAGTCGATGTTGTCATCCCAGATTCGTCAAAACCGGCTAAACCAGGGGATGGAAAATCTAAGGTGCCAGCCAAAGTTGTTGGTGTTAGGGGATTGGCACTATACCGAAAACCTAATTTTGCAAAATCAGTTCGAATGAACGGATTTAGAAAACAACCACAAATGCATCAGCCACAGTTTGAAGTCTTGGGAGTGGCTCACTCTAAGAATGGCCGACTGAGATTTCACGTAAAGGATATCAATCGGAAGTCTAAGACTTATCACAAGACAGGCTATATCACGGCTAGCAGCAAATATGTGCAATCTGCGGAATATACAAAGACTTATAAAAAGCTAACCGTAATTTCAGCAAAGGGATTGAACGCTTACAAGTCGATGAAACTGGTGGGGAAGATTAAGAAACATTATCATCAGGGTAAAGTTCTTCGCGTTAAGCGGTTGATTCATCGCGGTAAGTCAGTAGTTTTCCAACTAATGAATAATAGCTACATCTCTTCTAATAAGAATCAGGTACAAGCAGGAATGGTTAAGCTTCCTAAGCGAATCAAAGCTAAACATGCGATTAATTTGTATCGTGATGTGAACCTCCAGCATAAGAAGCATGGTATCATTAGCGGAGCAACGTTGAAGGTTGTGGGTTGGGATTACTCAAGCCATGGGACACTACGTTATCGTGTCAGTGGTGGCTATATCACGGCTAATCACAAGTTTTTAAAATAG
- a CDS encoding helix-turn-helix domain-containing protein, which produces MSKFNLEFRIKVVTEYLAGTGSTSLAKKYGVSDDSVILGWIHRFERRGIESLKARPITSEYSSQFKADVLNWRKQNQASLPATALDFDLSSSSTIWQWERRFREAGIVGLERKRGNPKIMAKHKQRNRKAAKPQNSAEELKQLK; this is translated from the coding sequence ATGTCCAAATTTAATTTAGAGTTTCGAATTAAAGTCGTTACTGAATATCTTGCTGGTACGGGATCTACATCCTTGGCTAAGAAATATGGTGTTAGCGATGATTCAGTCATTCTTGGTTGGATCCATCGGTTTGAACGACGAGGAATCGAAAGCCTAAAGGCGCGCCCGATAACTTCAGAATATTCAAGTCAGTTCAAGGCCGATGTATTAAACTGGAGAAAACAAAATCAGGCTTCGCTTCCAGCCACAGCGTTAGACTTTGACTTATCGTCGTCAAGCACCATTTGGCAGTGGGAAAGACGCTTTCGGGAAGCGGGAATTGTGGGGCTTGAACGAAAACGAGGGAACCCAAAAATTATGGCCAAACATAAACAACGTAACCGAAAAGCAGCGAAGCCACAGAACTCGGCAGAAGAATTGAAACAGTTGAAGTAG